Proteins co-encoded in one Methanobrevibacter gottschalkii DSM 11977 genomic window:
- a CDS encoding tetratricopeptide repeat protein, with the protein MPILSFSSNDIDVITGKKTRTIRKAWKTPLKVGDRLYCYWNLVSKEKMKIFEAFVTKIEDISFDELKGNDELARQEGFKDSKDMLKEFKKMYGGRIDPSDKFQIIYFEKIHIDDWKGDKIDEKAMISKRADILFDSGKFDKSTMCYDAALKLDPHDVYLLNKQGDNLSRLGRFMDAIECYDKALMIEPDNVYILNNKAIALLNSGNINEALKVSNIAYNYRPSSPIVLYWRGFILEMLGRYDNALKVYDKLIVIDGDNPEVWNSRGNLLTDMGMLEEAIESFDKAVEVCLDDSEMDASAINRMGNAYIDLGKLDEALDCFNKAISLEKNNIDFLLNKGVVLMELGKFKEAIDSFNKVLLRNPDNEDAFFLKEECLEYL; encoded by the coding sequence ATGCCGATTTTATCATTTTCAAGTAATGATATTGATGTTATTACAGGTAAAAAAACCAGAACAATTCGTAAAGCATGGAAAACTCCACTTAAAGTTGGAGATAGGCTTTATTGTTATTGGAATTTAGTATCAAAAGAAAAAATGAAGATTTTTGAAGCGTTTGTTACAAAGATTGAAGACATTTCTTTTGATGAACTTAAAGGTAATGATGAATTGGCTCGTCAAGAAGGATTTAAAGATTCAAAAGACATGCTGAAGGAATTTAAAAAGATGTATGGTGGAAGAATTGATCCTTCTGATAAATTCCAAATAATCTATTTTGAAAAAATTCATATTGATGATTGGAAAGGCGATAAAATTGATGAAAAAGCAATGATTTCTAAAAGAGCAGATATTCTATTTGATAGTGGTAAATTTGACAAATCCACCATGTGTTATGATGCTGCTTTAAAATTAGATCCTCATGATGTTTATTTATTGAATAAACAAGGAGATAACTTATCAAGGTTAGGTAGATTTATGGATGCAATTGAGTGTTATGATAAAGCATTGATGATCGAGCCTGATAATGTATATATCTTAAATAATAAAGCTATTGCACTTCTAAACTCTGGAAATATCAATGAAGCATTAAAAGTAAGTAATATTGCTTATAATTATCGTCCAAGTAGTCCGATAGTTCTTTATTGGAGAGGTTTTATTTTAGAGATGCTTGGAAGATATGATAATGCTTTAAAAGTTTATGATAAACTTATAGTTATTGATGGGGATAATCCTGAGGTATGGAATTCCCGTGGGAATTTATTAACTGATATGGGCATGCTGGAAGAAGCTATTGAATCATTTGATAAGGCAGTTGAAGTTTGTTTAGATGATTCTGAAATGGATGCTTCAGCTATTAATAGGATGGGTAATGCTTATATTGATTTGGGAAAACTTGATGAGGCTTTGGATTGTTTTAATAAAGCTATTTCTTTAGAAAAAAATAACATTGATTTTTTACTTAATAAAGGAGTGGTTTTAATGGAACTTGGAAAATTTAAAGAAGCAATTGATAGTTTCAATAAAGTATTACTTAGAAATCCTGATAATGAGGACGCATTTTTCTTAAAAGAGGAATGTTTGGAGTATTTGTGA
- a CDS encoding TetR/AcrR family transcriptional regulator — MGEKTTKEKIFDASLDLFLQKGFNNTSLRQIAHEVGIKKNSIYNHYSTKQANG; from the coding sequence ATGGGAGAAAAAACTACTAAGGAAAAAATTTTTGATGCATCATTGGATTTATTTTTACAAAAGGGATTTAATAATACTTCATTAAGGCAAATAGCTCATGAAGTTGGAATTAAAAAGAATTCAATTTATAATCATTATTCCACAAAACAAGCTAATGGATGA
- the glmM gene encoding phosphoglucosamine mutase, protein MSNKKRLFGTFGVRRTANDVLTPEFATRLSACYGSVVKGKIAVGADTRTTSPMLKDAVIAGLLSAGCDAVDLGTLPTPAVQYAVRQYYDGGIMITASHNPPEFNGLKFLDEFGIGLPDDIELEIESLYFDSEPIRANWDEIGEKYTNDNIIDEYIQTAMSHVDVDAIKEANLKVVLDCGSGAGSFTAPYLVRELGCEVTTLNCQADGFFPGRDPEPIEENLQELISVVKELNADIGLAHDGDADRTICIDENGAFVLGDKTFTLVEKQMLKENGGGTIVTTVATSQAIYDIAEEYNGEVIATAVGDLLVARKLKDTDGLFGGEENGGLIFPNFVYGRDAALTVAKILEIIAKENKTLSQLVSELPVYYSAKMKTECSDDLKEEIMSKIAAEVKETTDYELDTTDGVKIFKDGGWVIIRPSGTEPIFRSYSEGNSQEQADEMAQWGISLIKKYRD, encoded by the coding sequence ATGTCCAACAAAAAAAGATTATTTGGAACATTTGGAGTTAGAAGAACTGCAAATGATGTGTTAACTCCAGAATTTGCAACAAGATTATCTGCATGTTATGGAAGTGTTGTTAAAGGCAAAATTGCAGTTGGTGCAGACACCAGAACAACTAGCCCTATGTTAAAAGATGCAGTTATTGCTGGTTTGCTTTCAGCTGGTTGTGATGCTGTAGATTTAGGAACATTGCCAACACCTGCAGTTCAATATGCAGTAAGACAATATTATGATGGTGGAATTATGATAACAGCCAGCCACAATCCTCCTGAATTTAATGGACTTAAATTTTTAGATGAATTCGGTATTGGTCTTCCTGACGATATTGAATTAGAAATTGAAAGTCTTTATTTTGATAGTGAACCAATTAGAGCAAATTGGGATGAGATTGGTGAGAAATATACAAATGACAACATCATTGATGAATACATTCAAACAGCAATGTCCCATGTTGATGTCGATGCAATTAAAGAAGCTAATTTAAAAGTAGTATTAGACTGTGGATCCGGTGCAGGTTCTTTTACAGCACCTTATTTAGTTAGAGAACTTGGATGTGAAGTAACTACTCTAAATTGTCAAGCTGATGGATTTTTCCCAGGCAGGGATCCTGAACCAATAGAAGAAAACTTACAAGAACTCATTTCTGTTGTAAAAGAATTGAATGCTGATATCGGTCTTGCTCATGATGGTGATGCAGACAGAACCATTTGTATTGATGAAAACGGTGCTTTTGTCCTGGGAGATAAAACATTCACATTAGTAGAAAAACAAATGCTTAAAGAAAATGGTGGAGGAACTATTGTAACAACCGTTGCAACTTCACAAGCTATTTATGACATAGCCGAAGAATACAATGGAGAAGTAATAGCAACTGCAGTTGGAGATTTACTTGTAGCACGTAAATTAAAAGATACTGATGGTCTTTTTGGAGGAGAAGAAAACGGTGGCCTAATTTTCCCTAATTTCGTTTATGGAAGAGACGCCGCTTTAACTGTTGCTAAAATCCTAGAAATAATAGCTAAAGAAAATAAAACATTATCCCAATTAGTTTCAGAATTACCAGTTTATTATTCTGCTAAAATGAAAACTGAATGTTCTGATGATTTAAAAGAAGAAATAATGTCCAAGATAGCTGCAGAAGTTAAAGAAACCACAGATTATGAACTTGACACAACAGATGGAGTTAAAATCTTTAAAGATGGTGGTTGGGTCATTATCAGACCATCCGGAACAGAACCAATTTTCAGAAGTTATTCAGAAGGGAATTCTCAAGAACAAGCTGATGAAATGGCCCAATGGGGAATCAGCTTAATTAAAAAATACAGAGATTAG
- a CDS encoding exodeoxyribonuclease VII large subunit produces the protein MRITDEKLLRISLITALIGIIGLIIFTPSIEVKKIDIKDITRSMIDEKVSVRGIITDIKESSSKTNYFLTISDGESRITLIIFEKQVSEITSRNLDIGDFKNKKVEVVGTITEYKSDLELILSSGDSLRIIN, from the coding sequence ATGAGAATTACAGATGAAAAATTATTAAGAATATCCTTAATAACTGCATTAATTGGAATAATTGGATTAATTATATTCACACCATCAATTGAAGTCAAAAAAATTGACATTAAAGATATTACAAGATCAATGATTGATGAAAAGGTATCTGTTCGTGGCATAATTACAGATATTAAAGAATCAAGTTCAAAAACAAATTATTTTTTGACTATAAGTGATGGGGAAAGTCGAATTACATTAATTATATTTGAAAAACAAGTTTCAGAGATTACTTCTAGAAATTTAGATATTGGAGATTTTAAAAATAAAAAGGTTGAAGTTGTAGGAACCATAACAGAATATAAATCTGATTTAGAATTAATTTTATCGAGCGGAGACAGTTTGCGCATAATTAATTAA
- a CDS encoding ATP-dependent DNA ligase, with protein MKYQELVDVYSALEATTKRLEKTEIISEFLKKLDTGTIEKVGLLILGVVFPAWSSEEIGIGGKLVERAVAEAVGTTQATVEDAVRDEGDIGLACIKLYAKKSQMTFFSQPLTIDFVFNSLRKLSQISGSRSTNRKIAVILELLSQASATEAKYLTRTITEELRIGVGDGVVRDAIAQAFDIDKKVVERAQMLTNDFSVVAKTAKEEGSSGLEKLNLTPGTPVKPMLAQLAPPLEEIIPEMGVAICDTKYDGIRLQVHRNNDEINIFTRRLENITHALPEIVRLFDEHLPHENYIVEGEVIATRDGKPLPFQNILHRVRRKHNVEEAIENVPLKVYLFDVMYYQVPMIDEPLKNRRTILESIVDTSVDEMNLSTMKIGTAENIKEIQELFETSIKEGHEGIMIKDASEPYIPGLRGKKMLKYKAEPETLDMIVIGGTYGIGKRGDFVGSYLVALRDENNEFKSVAYAATGLDDATLEYLTGKMKELELSTKGREIKVEPKIVLEIAFSEIVESPEYETGYSLRFPVVKNIRKDKGPMDVDTVERLISMYNTGN; from the coding sequence ATGAAATATCAAGAATTGGTAGATGTTTACTCAGCACTTGAAGCAACTACAAAAAGACTCGAAAAAACCGAAATAATTTCTGAATTTTTAAAAAAATTAGACACAGGCACAATTGAAAAAGTAGGATTATTAATTTTAGGTGTTGTATTTCCAGCATGGAGTTCAGAAGAGATAGGAATTGGAGGAAAATTAGTTGAAAGAGCAGTAGCAGAAGCCGTTGGAACAACACAAGCTACTGTAGAAGATGCTGTTCGTGATGAAGGAGATATTGGTCTTGCATGTATTAAATTATATGCTAAAAAGTCCCAAATGACTTTTTTCTCACAACCACTAACAATTGATTTTGTATTCAATAGCTTACGCAAACTATCTCAGATTAGCGGATCTAGATCAACTAATCGTAAAATTGCTGTTATCTTAGAATTATTAAGCCAAGCCAGTGCAACAGAAGCTAAATATTTAACCCGTACCATTACAGAAGAGTTAAGAATTGGCGTAGGGGATGGAGTAGTTAGGGATGCAATAGCACAAGCTTTTGACATTGATAAAAAAGTGGTTGAAAGAGCCCAAATGCTTACAAATGATTTTTCTGTTGTTGCAAAAACAGCGAAAGAAGAAGGCAGTTCTGGTTTAGAAAAACTTAATTTAACTCCCGGAACTCCAGTTAAACCAATGCTTGCACAGCTTGCACCACCATTAGAAGAAATCATTCCTGAAATGGGTGTGGCAATTTGTGATACCAAATATGATGGAATTAGATTGCAGGTTCACAGGAACAATGATGAAATTAACATATTCACCCGTAGACTTGAAAATATTACTCATGCTCTTCCAGAAATCGTTAGATTATTTGATGAACATTTGCCCCATGAAAATTACATCGTAGAAGGTGAAGTAATAGCTACAAGAGATGGAAAACCATTGCCTTTCCAAAATATATTACATCGTGTTAGAAGAAAACATAATGTTGAAGAAGCTATAGAAAATGTTCCTCTAAAAGTATATCTGTTTGATGTAATGTATTACCAAGTTCCAATGATTGATGAACCTTTAAAAAACAGAAGAACAATTTTAGAGTCAATTGTTGATACTTCAGTTGATGAAATGAATTTAAGTACCATGAAAATTGGAACAGCAGAAAACATCAAAGAAATTCAAGAACTATTTGAAACTTCAATTAAAGAAGGTCACGAAGGAATTATGATTAAAGATGCATCAGAACCATATATTCCAGGACTTAGAGGAAAAAAAATGCTTAAATACAAAGCAGAACCTGAAACCCTCGATATGATTGTTATAGGTGGAACCTACGGAATTGGTAAAAGAGGAGATTTCGTTGGTTCTTACTTGGTAGCACTTAGAGATGAAAATAATGAATTTAAAAGTGTGGCTTATGCTGCAACAGGTCTTGATGATGCAACATTAGAATATTTGACTGGCAAAATGAAAGAACTTGAACTTTCAACTAAAGGGCGTGAAATTAAAGTTGAACCAAAAATTGTTTTAGAAATCGCATTTTCTGAAATTGTTGAATCACCAGAATATGAAACGGGTTATTCTTTAAGATTCCCTGTTGTTAAAAACATAAGAAAAGATAAAGGTCCGATGGATGTTGATACTGTTGAAAGATTAATTTCCATGTACAATACTGGAAATTAA
- the thiC gene encoding phosphomethylpyrimidine synthase: MTQKSEAQKGNITPEMEIVAKQENMDINKLVKLVDLGKIVIPKNINGHSKPCGIGEGLKTKINANIGSSSKIDDIELEINKAKLAQEYGADALMDLSTGSDLKLFRKKIMDAVDICIGTVPIYEAGVVTLGKNKEIIDMDPDDIFKAIENQAKEGVDFMTLHCGITEDLVQKLKDSNRMMGIVSRGGTFMASWINHNNMENPLYENYDYLLELSYEYDITLSLGDGLRPGCLADASDIPQIQELVNLGGLVKRAQDANVQVMVEGPGHMPLNQIKANMELQKTICHGAPFYVLGPLVTDLAPGYDHITGAIGGAIAASSGANFLCYVTPAEHLSLPSLEDVKEGVIASKIAAEAADVAKGLESSWTQERAMAQARKEFDWEKQFNLALDKSKPRTYREKCELDDDEMCAMCGEYCAVKIAKGDF, from the coding sequence TTGACTCAAAAAAGTGAAGCACAAAAAGGTAATATTACTCCGGAGATGGAAATTGTTGCAAAACAAGAAAACATGGACATAAATAAATTAGTAAAATTAGTGGACTTAGGAAAAATCGTAATTCCAAAAAATATTAACGGGCACTCAAAACCATGCGGTATTGGAGAAGGACTTAAAACTAAAATTAATGCAAATATTGGTTCATCATCTAAAATTGACGATATTGAATTAGAAATTAACAAAGCAAAATTAGCACAAGAATATGGTGCTGATGCATTAATGGACTTATCCACCGGTTCTGATTTAAAATTATTTAGAAAAAAAATTATGGATGCAGTTGATATCTGTATCGGAACTGTTCCAATATATGAAGCCGGTGTTGTTACCCTTGGTAAAAATAAAGAAATAATTGATATGGATCCTGATGATATATTTAAAGCTATAGAAAATCAAGCGAAAGAAGGAGTGGATTTCATGACGCTCCATTGTGGAATCACTGAAGATTTAGTTCAAAAATTAAAAGATTCCAATAGGATGATGGGAATTGTGAGTCGTGGCGGAACGTTTATGGCCTCTTGGATTAACCATAACAATATGGAAAATCCATTGTACGAAAATTATGATTATCTTTTAGAATTATCTTACGAATATGACATCACATTATCATTAGGAGATGGTTTAAGACCAGGTTGTTTAGCTGATGCAAGTGACATCCCTCAAATTCAAGAACTTGTAAACTTAGGTGGCCTTGTTAAAAGAGCACAAGATGCAAATGTTCAAGTAATGGTTGAAGGTCCAGGACATATGCCCTTAAATCAGATTAAAGCAAATATGGAACTTCAGAAAACCATTTGTCATGGTGCTCCTTTTTATGTGCTGGGACCACTCGTAACTGATCTTGCACCTGGCTATGATCATATTACAGGAGCGATAGGAGGAGCAATAGCCGCATCATCCGGTGCTAACTTCTTATGTTATGTAACACCAGCAGAACACTTATCCCTTCCAAGCTTAGAAGATGTAAAAGAAGGAGTTATCGCGTCCAAAATTGCTGCAGAAGCTGCTGATGTTGCAAAAGGTCTTGAATCCTCATGGACTCAGGAACGTGCTATGGCACAAGCAAGAAAAGAATTTGACTGGGAAAAACAATTCAATCTTGCTTTAGATAAATCCAAACCTAGAACCTATCGTGAAAAATGTGAACTTGACGATGATGAAATGTGTGCAATGTGTGGAGAATATTGTGCAGTTAAAATAGCTAAAGGCGATTTTTAA
- a CDS encoding 3'-5' exonuclease, whose protein sequence is MFTIKVIFFDTETTGLDCSRCKIIELAMLTVENGIVIDKYDEFIDVEEPIPPKISALTGITDDMIKNEGVSEEKVANDLKERLTDDTLMIAHNCQFDLQFIYYLLKRHFPNEADKIVSNLNWLDTVSVLKDRKKFPHKLIDAVKHYNIPEVNFHRAIDDTKALYKVTLAMKSERDDLRDYINIFGYNPKYGVSGRRFDFIEYKSQFYHQRIVAQEFTLPNRR, encoded by the coding sequence GTGTTTACTATAAAAGTTATATTTTTTGATACTGAAACTACAGGTCTTGACTGTTCTAGGTGTAAAATTATTGAACTTGCAATGTTGACAGTTGAAAATGGTATTGTAATTGACAAGTATGATGAATTTATTGATGTTGAGGAACCAATTCCACCAAAAATATCTGCATTAACTGGAATTACAGATGACATGATAAAAAATGAGGGAGTTAGCGAAGAAAAAGTCGCTAATGATTTAAAAGAGAGACTAACAGATGATACATTAATGATTGCTCATAATTGTCAATTTGATTTGCAATTTATTTATTATTTATTAAAACGTCATTTTCCAAATGAAGCGGACAAAATTGTTTCTAATTTAAATTGGTTGGATACTGTATCAGTTTTAAAAGATAGAAAAAAATTTCCCCATAAATTAATCGATGCTGTTAAGCATTATAATATTCCGGAAGTTAATTTTCATAGAGCTATTGATGATACAAAAGCATTATATAAAGTAACATTAGCAATGAAAAGTGAAAGGGATGATTTAAGAGATTATATTAATATTTTTGGTTATAATCCAAAATACGGTGTAAGCGGAAGAAGATTTGATTTCATTGAATATAAATCACAGTTTTATCATCAAAGAATTGTTGCACAAGAATTTACTTTACCAAATAGGAGATAA
- a CDS encoding methanogenesis marker 8 protein, translated as MSEHIIEALGLSKVIIKDGKVIDVSEPQVEYCPLFDHHRGIKKLTSEIIAKNIKFRIDDFGMCMPNRQLRMKDFLNFGISEIMCTLLDEKIIDSVVMVLEGCGTLIVTESELVQGIGGRVSGLVKTSPIPELIDKIGKENIVQPETAEINQIKGLELAIKKGFKNIAVTITLASDIDEIERIKSENPNVSIYVFVVHTTKRNAKDARKLFDGCDVITSCASKYVREIGKKESIKTVGQSIPIFAHTEDGKRFLEMRLKKIGGEKPKIDNPDLPYPLI; from the coding sequence ATGAGCGAACATATTATTGAAGCATTAGGATTAAGTAAAGTAATTATTAAAGATGGCAAAGTTATTGATGTAAGTGAACCCCAAGTTGAATATTGTCCTCTTTTTGATCACCACAGGGGAATTAAAAAATTAACATCTGAAATAATAGCTAAAAATATAAAGTTCAGAATAGATGATTTTGGAATGTGCATGCCAAATCGCCAGTTAAGAATGAAGGACTTTTTAAACTTTGGAATTTCTGAAATTATGTGCACATTACTTGATGAAAAAATAATTGATTCTGTTGTAATGGTTTTAGAAGGTTGTGGAACATTAATTGTTACAGAATCAGAACTTGTTCAAGGAATAGGTGGAAGAGTGTCTGGCCTTGTAAAAACCAGTCCAATTCCTGAATTAATAGATAAAATTGGTAAAGAAAATATTGTTCAACCAGAAACCGCTGAAATAAACCAAATTAAAGGATTAGAACTTGCAATTAAAAAAGGTTTTAAAAATATTGCAGTTACAATAACCTTAGCAAGTGATATTGATGAAATTGAAAGAATAAAATCTGAAAACCCCAATGTGTCCATCTATGTTTTTGTCGTTCACACAACTAAAAGAAATGCTAAAGATGCTAGAAAATTATTTGATGGATGTGATGTTATAACCTCTTGTGCATCCAAATATGTGCGTGAAATCGGAAAAAAAGAAAGTATAAAAACAGTTGGTCAATCCATACCAATTTTCGCACACACCGAAGATGGAAAAAGATTTTTAGAAATGCGTTTGAAAAAAATTGGTGGGGAAAAACCTAAAATAGATAATCCGGATTTGCCATACCCGTTAATTTAA
- a CDS encoding CDC48 family AAA ATPase: MAENEITLKVAEAISQKDVGQGVARLDPNVMDDLNIHERDLIEIIGEKRTAAIALPSQTDIGLEVIRIDGLVRKNSGATIGGEVQIRKIKAVEAKKVVLAPIENNIRVQGDVRGLFAGKVMVQGDIIGSQIRAPKPSMNMGFGSLFDELMDFTPAMKEIKFAVVSTNPKDIVIVGPNTEVQLYETPVDVSKIEGVGNLVDVSYEDIGGLKEEVKKVREMIEIPLKRPELFEKLGIAPPKGVLMHGPPGTGKTLLAKAVASESDAHFIAINGPEIMSKYVGGSEENLREYFEEAEENAPSIIFIDELDAIAPKREETNGEVERRTVAQLLTLMDGLKSRGQVVVIGATNRPDSLDPALRRPGRFDREIEIGVPDSEERKEVLEIHTRNMPLSEDVDLDKISNTTHGFVGADLESLCKEAAMRVVRRILPEIQNDEEIPKEVMEKIVVTGDDFKNAQKEIQPSALREVLVQIPDIKWDDIGGLEDVKQELKEAVEWPLKHPETFKRLGIRPPKGTLLYGIPGTGKTLLAKAVASESEANFISVKGPELLSKWVGESEKGVREVFRKAKQAAPTVIFFDEIDAIASTRSGNDTDSGVTKRVVNQLLTEMDGLEELEDVSIIAATNRPDILDAGLMRPGRFDRHIQVDEPDEETRLAIFKVHTKNMPLAEDVDLKKLAKNTEKYVGADIESVCREAAMLTLRKDLDAKEIPYKYFKEAIDKVKPGYSSNEEQLVQYM, translated from the coding sequence ATGGCAGAAAATGAAATTACTCTAAAAGTTGCAGAAGCAATTTCACAAAAAGATGTAGGTCAGGGCGTGGCACGACTTGACCCTAATGTTATGGATGACTTAAATATTCATGAAAGAGATTTAATCGAAATCATAGGTGAAAAAAGAACTGCCGCAATCGCTCTTCCTTCACAAACCGACATTGGACTTGAAGTTATAAGAATTGATGGATTAGTACGTAAAAATTCTGGTGCAACTATCGGTGGGGAGGTTCAAATTAGAAAAATTAAGGCAGTAGAAGCTAAAAAAGTTGTTTTAGCCCCAATTGAAAATAACATCCGTGTACAAGGAGATGTTCGTGGTTTATTTGCTGGAAAAGTAATGGTGCAAGGAGACATTATTGGATCTCAAATTAGAGCACCAAAACCAAGTATGAATATGGGTTTTGGTAGCTTATTTGATGAATTAATGGATTTCACACCAGCAATGAAAGAAATTAAATTCGCTGTTGTATCCACTAACCCTAAAGATATTGTTATTGTTGGTCCAAATACCGAAGTACAACTTTACGAAACCCCAGTTGATGTAAGTAAAATAGAAGGTGTAGGAAACCTTGTTGATGTAAGCTATGAAGATATCGGCGGTCTTAAAGAAGAAGTTAAAAAAGTAAGAGAAATGATTGAAATTCCTCTAAAAAGACCAGAACTCTTTGAAAAATTAGGTATTGCACCTCCAAAAGGAGTATTGATGCATGGTCCACCAGGTACTGGTAAAACATTACTCGCTAAAGCAGTAGCTAGTGAAAGTGATGCTCATTTCATTGCAATAAATGGGCCTGAAATTATGAGCAAATATGTAGGTGGATCTGAAGAAAACTTAAGAGAATACTTCGAAGAAGCAGAAGAAAATGCTCCTTCAATCATATTTATCGATGAGCTTGATGCAATTGCACCAAAAAGAGAAGAAACCAACGGTGAAGTTGAAAGAAGAACCGTTGCTCAACTTCTTACTTTAATGGATGGTCTTAAATCCCGTGGCCAAGTAGTAGTAATTGGTGCAACCAACAGACCAGATTCTCTTGACCCTGCACTTAGAAGGCCAGGAAGATTTGATCGTGAAATAGAAATTGGAGTACCGGATTCTGAAGAAAGAAAAGAAGTGCTTGAAATTCACACAAGAAATATGCCTCTCTCAGAGGATGTCGACCTCGATAAAATTTCAAATACAACCCATGGATTTGTAGGTGCCGATCTTGAATCCTTATGTAAAGAAGCAGCTATGAGAGTTGTTAGAAGAATCTTACCTGAAATCCAAAACGATGAGGAAATTCCAAAAGAAGTGATGGAAAAAATCGTTGTTACAGGCGATGACTTTAAAAATGCGCAAAAAGAAATCCAACCTTCAGCTTTAAGAGAAGTACTTGTTCAAATTCCAGATATTAAATGGGATGATATAGGTGGTCTTGAAGACGTAAAACAAGAACTTAAAGAAGCTGTTGAATGGCCATTAAAACACCCAGAAACATTCAAACGTTTAGGAATAAGACCTCCAAAAGGAACATTGCTTTATGGAATTCCAGGAACTGGTAAAACTTTACTTGCAAAAGCAGTAGCAAGTGAAAGTGAAGCAAACTTCATTTCAGTGAAAGGTCCTGAACTTTTATCCAAATGGGTTGGAGAATCAGAAAAAGGTGTTAGAGAAGTATTTAGAAAAGCAAAACAAGCAGCACCAACAGTAATATTTTTCGATGAAATTGATGCAATAGCTAGCACACGTAGCGGAAATGATACTGATAGTGGTGTAACTAAAAGAGTTGTAAACCAACTGTTAACAGAAATGGACGGTTTAGAAGAGCTTGAAGATGTTTCAATTATTGCAGCAACCAACAGACCAGACATTTTAGATGCTGGACTCATGAGACCTGGAAGATTCGATAGACACATACAAGTCGATGAACCAGATGAAGAAACAAGACTTGCAATCTTTAAAGTACACACTAAAAATATGCCTCTTGCGGAAGACGTTGATCTTAAAAAACTTGCCAAAAATACTGAAAAATATGTTGGAGCAGACATTGAATCAGTATGTAGAGAAGCAGCAATGCTTACTTTAAGAAAAGATCTTGATGCCAAAGAAATCCCATATAAATACTTCAAAGAAGCAATCGATAAAGTAAAACCTGGATATAGCTCCAATGAGGAGCAATTAGTCCAATACATGTAG